The Sabethes cyaneus chromosome 3, idSabCyanKW18_F2, whole genome shotgun sequence DNA window CCATTTGTGCAGTCGGATTTATCGATAAGCACCGAAGCGCGAAGCTAAACGAAGCATGGGTGAGCAGGATTGTAAAAGGTAAACTTAATTTCAGGTAGATTTTGTTCAACAAAAGGGATAAAAGACTGGTTGGTAACTTGAAAACTGTTTGATATGTTTCAGTACAAAACAAGTCGAAGGGTCTCaggttttcatattttttcgcAACGAATagtgtaatgtaatgtaatctaataaaaaatgttAGGCTCGCCAGCTAAGCTGTAATTGAAATAATACAATTCGTTAGGATATTATATGCCTAAAATTGAAAACTAGAATATTTTTTTGGCATTGCAAATTTTCTCTCTAATTTAAACAGTATACTGCAACAAATTTAGGTTTAagaaaaattgcataaaaatgcTGCTAATTTTCTGTCCTTTTTCAGGAAGCAATAACCTGAAAAATGTTTGTGTGTTTCAACAAAATCATTTGTCCAAACAATTATATATAAATAATAGGTATAAAtgaaatattataaaatattacataataaataaaagtaaatgaaatttttatgtaaagctTCTGTTTTTTGCCCACGCAGTTACCGGTTCTGCACTACGAAAGTACCGGCCCTGTTTGAAATCCCTTGAGCGGTTATCTCACAGCCGGCACCAGCGTTTCGCTACCATCCGAGCGTAAATCAAATTATTCGATAGGAAATGGTTTAATCAAGTGGAAAACTGAACTGCAGATGCGACAACATGTAGTTAGTCGTTGTACCGAATTGCAATGATTCAGTTTTGTTCAGAATGGCAGAGGAAGTGAACGTAACATCCGTTCAGCAACTGGATCACGAATTTCAAAGCTTACTGGATTCTATCGATAAGCTTGCCCTGACGAAAACTGAATTGTACAAAATATTTTCTCCGTTAAGATGGCACCTATTTCGGAACTACTGGATTAAGAGAATCAAGATAATTGTTTTGGTTATAATAACATCAATCGCTATTTACTATATTCCTGTATTAAATTGGAACGCATCAGCTGTTGGGAAACTGGCAATGATTCAAATTTTACCATACTGGGACTGGCGATCACATTACAAAGATCGATGTTTAGTGAAAAATTTGCCCTGGCAACGGACTCACGAAGATGGCAAATTATTTCGTACGATGAATCTGCTAGCTGAAGATTGTAACGTTTGCGAGGCAGTAGGTGAGCGTTTCTATATTTTTACCAATGGTGTTTTCGTAGTGAATAAATTCCAGCGTTAATCATTTTTAAACTGCAAATGTGAAATGTTTCCTGATTGTAAAGTTGTTTGTTTGTGTTTTCTTTACAGACTCAATACCATCGGTGAATCAAGTAACATTCGAATATCTGAACGATCATCATCTATTAAGAAATGTACCAGCGATTGTTTTAGATTCTCATCTAAAGTGGTTCGAAAGATCATCGTCAAATGTTACCGAATTTATTGAAGCGATCGAGCCGCTGTTGCTGTCAAGACCTTGTAATATACAATCGAATATGTTATTTAATGGTCACAGTTCTAGAGAAATTGATAATGCACTTATTACACTTTACGAAATACTTCTTCGTTCGGAACCAAACGAGTCTTGGTTTGTGCATTTCAGGAATTGCCAGCTGTCAACTGTTAAGCATACCAGGCGTTTACTAGAAAGACCTTACTTTTATGCGGCTCATCTGGAAATGCCGTATACTACATGGTTTTTGTTGTCAAACAGTTACGCGACCAGGTTCTGGAAATCACTGAAACTGGACGGACTTGTCATCGTCATGCAGTTGAAAGAATCATTGAAGCTCGCTTTGATACCGAAAGGAAAATGCTACAGCATTTGCAACAGATTAGAAGCGGAATTGCACGAAGGACAATCGTTGGTGTTTTCGACGGACTTATGGTTATTCGAATACTTACCTTCTGACAGTAATACAATGGCTATTACTTTTGTGTCTGAAACGTTtaagaaataaataatttattagaAACAAGAGCTTTACAAAATGTTGTATTCACGGAGGTAGGGAAAGGATTCTATCTTGATGCTCATGAATATATTTTTCTAGCTGCCGTAAATTTTTCCTTAAGGTTGGTCACCCCAGCTCTATTGCTTGCGGAATCGATTTAAGTCTGGCTATAAGTTAATGGATGTAAGGAACAATCTAAATTTTAGGACTGGAGTGTTgcaaaaaacacataaatgactggattgtaatatttttattcagctttaagtTTCACAGTATAACACTTTTGCATCTGTCTGGTTCTGATAAAATTTCGAACGATTAGAACTCATCAGACCTTGCACAGTTGAAGATGCGACTGAATTAGCATGTTTTTTCTAtcactttgaacgcatttccTTAGTGCTGTTGACAGTCCCCCTATCGAAACTCCGTAGTCCGTACAAATTGGAGGGCTAACctcttttggcacgaaatcgactTTATTAGCTGTATACCACGTTACagtaaaataaaatgtaacGTTACCTTTATGTTTACGAATTTTTGGCAAAATCCGTTTCTTCAAGCATTCTTTCCTGTAGGTAAGCATTTGATACcattattgaggaagtgatgaaAGGCTCAGTTTTCCTCTAGCCTCTAGCCATACCTCGAATGGAGATGCCAGAATTGGACTTAAAGCACCTCCATATCCTCCTCCTCAGCTCTTGGTCTCAAGTTCCGGCTTTCTTAAAAGTTCTTTGTCGGCTTTTTAACGGGTGTGTTCCGGCGGTTATGGAACAAAGAAAAACGACCACTGACTTTCCTTAGCAACGTATGTATTTTGATACAAGCAGCTTTAAGCTATAAACATaatttgatttcattatttAGCATTTACAAAATTTAGGTCTAACTTACAATTTTTCAGTGTCGCTATCGAGTAAACCGCATGTATTTATCCGTAAGATGTAGGTTATAACTGTAACTGTTCATTGCATGTTTAGTTTTATCTTAGGTTTTAGTTTAGCTTATTGATTCAAGTACTTACTCGTTCAGGTATAGCAAATAAGGGTAGTTAACTTTAATAAATTGTAGATTTAAGAAGATTTTTACTAGTTTTTAATGCaatttcaactaattttatgTAGGTTAAAGAATTTCACGACTGGCAAGCCACTGTAGAGATTGTTTTCGTTCTGTGTTCTCCCCTGTCATGACAAGCCGTTTCATAATCTGTCAGTTTGACACACTGTCTGCCAACGCTTCTCGTCAAGCGGCACGCCGCGGCGCATCGACCTTATCGGCCAAAGTTGATTTATGGGAGCTAGGGTGCCCAGGCGCAACATTCTCCCCCCCGTAACACTGGTCATCAGAGCCAGTTTTACCATCAGCCTGTACCTCCAACACAGCCAGTTTTGATACAGGTCTACGCAGTATCCCTCTTGTAGTCTGAACAACTGCTTGCCGGATTCTCCCGTCCTTCCCAGCCACAGCTTCCAGGACTCGTCCACGCAACCAACCGTTTCTCAGGGAATCGTCTACTATGAGAACCAGATCTCCATTCGCAAGAGGTTTCACTTCACCGAACCATTTTGTCCGCTTTGTCAGCATCGGCAGATATTCCCGGATCCATCGCTTCCAGAAGATGTCAAGCTGGTGTTGAATTTGGTGCCAGGAGCTTTTGAGCGCCAACGCAGGGTCAGTGAATGCTGTCGCGGGTTGGAGCACGCCATTGGAACTCCCTAACAGGAAGTGGTTCGGAGTCAGAGCTTCTGTCTCAGCAGCATCTAAAGGCAAGTAGGTAAGTGGCCGCTTGTTGACGATTGCTTCAGCCTCAACGACCAGGGTTGCCAACCCTTCATCATCCAGCTTGCTATTATTGTAGTACGCAGTTTCCATGGCAGTTTTTATCGACCGTACCATTCTCTCCCACGCTCCGCCCATGTGGGGTGCTGCCGGTGGTATGAAAATCCATTTAGTATCAGTATTAGTGAACGTTACCGCCAATTCATCGTGTATAGCTTCGACCTGTTCCCTAAGCAACCTCGCGGCCCCGACGAAATTTGTGCCGTTGTCCGAGTATATCTCCGCAGGTGACCCGCGTCGGCTAACAAAACGCGTAATACACTTCACACTCGAGGGCGTAGAGAGAGAGTATGCCACCTCAACGTGGACTGCGCGAGTAGTTAAACAGGTAAAAAGGCAGATCCAACGCTTCGCAGCGCTTCTTCCCACTTTCACCACTAGTGGTCCAAATAAATCAATACCAGTGTAAGTGAACGGCCGAACGAACGATGCTAATCGCGCTGGTGGGAGTGGGGCCATTCGCGGAACCTTCGGTGTCGCTTTTATCAATTTGCACCAACGACACGCGGTTGCAACCTGCTTCACCACTGTCCGCAGCCGAGGAATGTGGAAATGTTGGCGAATTTCATTCACCACTGTTTCCGAGTTAGCATGACGAAGCGCACGGTGGTAGTCGTCCACGATCAGTTCGGTAACCAGATGTTTTCTCGGGAGAATCACCGGATACCTTGTGTCGAATTGAGTATGCGGGGCAGCTCCTATTCTGCCATCAATCCGCAGCACTCCGAATTCATCCACAGCAGGCGACTTCTTGAAAAGACTGCTAGACTTTGCCAGTTCGGTTCGTTCCGTTGACAACGCGATCATTTCTTCGGGATATACTTCCCACTGTACCATCCGCATCAGACTGTTCTTCGCTTTCTTCAACTCTTCCTGTGTTAGGTGTAGAATTTCCGGCTCTTCCCCCCGAAGTCGGCGTTTTAGGTTGTCAATAAAACGGTGTACGTACGCTACAGCTCTTGAAAGACGTCGCCACTTAGAGAAGCGATTGAATTCCATAACCCTGCCCGGAATAAGATGTTCTTGGACCACATAGCACGACCGTAGCTCTTCTTCTGGCGGTATTAAAGATGTTCTTTGCTTTGGCCAGTACTCTTCGGGTTGCGAGAGATATTCAGGTCCTGTAAACCAGACGTCGGTCGCTGCCGGACACGGACATTTTCCCCACTTCGTAGCCGCATCCGCCGGATTCAACTTACTAGGAACCCATCGCCACTGTGCAACATCCGTTGTGGATAGCATTTCCCCAATACGACAAGCCACGTACTGCTTGTACTGGCGATGATCGGCACGTAGCCATGCTAGAACTGTTGCGGAATCACTCCATAGAACGCATTGCTTTACTTCGACGGTGTGGCTCTCTACGACCGATGACATTAAGCGGGTTCCTAAGACCGCTGCTTGGAGCTCCAAGCGAGGGATCGACAGCGGTTTTAATGGCGCAACTTTCGTTTTAGCCGCTACTAACGAACATTCTGCTTCACCGCTAGGTTTGACCACCCTGAAATAAGCGACAGCGGAGAACGCGACTTCACTCGCATCGACGAAGACGTGGAGCTCAAGAAATTTGTAGATTTGCGCGTTCGCTCCGGCGAAGTAACAACGAGGAATCCGCAGGTCCCTGACCTTCGGAAAGAGCTCCGTCCACTTGGTCCATCTGTCGAATATATCGTCTGGTACTTTCTCATCCCACTGCAGTCCAGCTCGCCAAACGTCCTGAAGAAGTATTTTGCCGTGGACTAGGAAAACACTCAGAAGACCTAGTGGGTCGAAAATTCCCATCAGGCATTTCAGTAGTTGTCTTTTGGTTGGGCGTCCTGCGCTATCAATCACTTGCTGAATCTCGTCTTTCATTTTCATGGCGAATTGTAGCTCATCGCTCACCGTCAGCCACAGCATCCCCAATACTCGATCACTCCCTTCGGTAGGGTTCAGGCAAAGGCTCTTGCTATCTTGCGGATCTTCCTCCTCCATCTCTCTCAACACATCTGCACTGTTTGATAACCAGTTTCGGAGTTGGAAGCCTCCCTGCTGGTGAATGAATCTAGTTTCGTTAGATACGCGCGCTGCTTGCTTGTCGTCTTCGAAGCTGTCGAGAAAGTCGTCGACATAATGGTTTCTCACGATTGCTTCGACAGCTCGTGGAAACTGGTTCGCGAACTCCtcggcatttttatttttcacgaACTGTGCCGACGCTGGTGAACTTGAAGAACCAAAGGTGGCAACGTCCATTAAGAACGTTTCCAGGGTTTCCTTTGGGTTGTTCCGCCACAGAAAACGTTGCGAATGACGGTCCTGTTCCCGAATCGATATCTGATGGAACATTTCTTTGATGTCTGCGGAAACTCCCACTCTGTACTGGCGAAAACGAGATAGCACAGCTGGCAGTGACGTAAGTTGATCTGGACCCTTAAGCAGCATGGAATTCAGGGATATTCCATCCACTTTAGCTGCCGCGTCCCAGATCAATCGAACTTTTCCTGGTTTTCGCGGGTTCGTTACCACTCCTAGCGGCAGATACCAAACACGCTTTGGGTCTCCTCGGGACAGTTCACTTTCCGTCGCACGGTGTGCGTAACCTTTCACTTGATACTCGGCTATTTGCTTTCTCAGATTTGCCGCTAATTCGGGATCACGAACCATCCTGCGCTCCAGACATTCGAAGCGCTTGACTGCCATACAGTAGCTATCTGGAAACTCAACATGGTCATATCTCCACAGTAATCCTGTTTCGAATCTATCTCCAACCCGGAAGGTAGTTTTTTCCATGATTCTTCTGGCCCGCTTGTCTTCTTCGGACTCTAGCTGCGGCAATGGCTTCGCTCCCACATCATCTAACGCGAAATAATCCCTTATTAAACTGTTTAAGTCCTGGTCACTGACACATTCACACGCATGGTAGTGGAGCGTGTGTGTAGTTCCTCTGTCGCTGCCACCAAACACACACCATCCCAATCTGGTTTTTACGGCAACGGGCTCGTTCTTCTTGCCTTCTTTCACCTGTAGCGGCACCGTGAGACTTAAATTATTCACGCCTATCAGCAGACGAGGTACGGCTCTCTCGTAGCCAACGATTGGCAAACCCTTGAGATGACGGAACCGATTGGCTAGTTCATCGTATCGAAGGCACTGTTCCGGCAGGGTGAGCTCTTTTACGGTACGAACATCATTCAGGGTGAACTTCTTCTGACTAGTCGCACCTCTAATTGTGATCCGAACTTGCTTCGACTCCGACTCCACTCTGGTTACATTTCCTGTCCACTTCAGACACAAAGGCTTCGTCCATCCGTCAATGCCAAGTTGCTCAACCAGCTCATGTTCGACCAGCGATAGGGATGACCCATCGTCCAGGAACGCAAAGGTCTCGATGGTGGCTCGAGGTCCAAAGATAGTGACCGGAATTATCCGAAATAGAAGTGACTGATCGCACAGTCGGTGGGTGTGGTTTTCCGCATTCGAGGGATCCTGTGCTGGGTCCGGGTCCCTACTTGAACGATTCGAATGGAGTAATGGGTGGTGACGGTATTTACACTCTTCAATCACACACTGCGTGGCGTTTCTGCAACTTCTCCTACCGTGTGCATTCAAACAACTACGGCAGAGCCCATTGTTCTGTACGAACTTCCACCGGTTGTCAACAGAATACGATCTGAAAGTGGCACACTCCGTGACTCGATGTCCCGTCTTCTTGCAACAAGCACACCAACGCTCATTTTCGCGAGCTGGTACGCGCATCTGCTCCGTCTCATCGATGTGGGTGTTCACTGATCCCTTTTGCTTCTGCTTGGCGGGACCGCTGCTCCCCGCAGTGTACATAGTAACTCTGCTAATTGCAGTGATGACTCCTAGCATAAATTCCCCGAAAGTTTTCAGATTGACCACCGGGTGTTGTTGTAAATAATCTGCCCACTGCATTTTGGTGTGTGTGGGAAGTTTCTCTACCAGTTCCATCAACAGAGTCGGATTCGAAAGGTGATCCTGCTGTCCAGCCGCTTCAAGATGGTCACATAAACTGCGTACCGCCATGCCGAAGTCAATGATCGTCTCCAACTTCTCCGCTTTCGGAACCGGAACACTACGCACTTTGTCTAATAGAGCACTGACTAGCAATTCCGGCCTACCATATAGTAAACGAAGGGTATCAATCACTTGGGGAACCGAATCGGGAAGCAGTAACCTGCTTTCAACAGACTGGTACGCGGGTCCTTTAAGACAGCGTTGAAGTCGCGCGAGATTCTCGGCACAATTGTAACCGCAAGCCAGCGTTGTGTTCATAAAGCTGCTTATGAATATCGGCCAATCTGCGGGATTGCCCGAAAACATAGGCAAATCGCGAGGCATTACTTGCCGTGCAGCTAACTGTGACGGGGAAGGAGTGAATTGTTCAACGGGCGGAAATCCCGGTGGCAAGGGGATATTACCTGCCGGCAAAGTCGGGTTAATATTATACGGAAGAGTCGTATTCGTTCCGAGCGGCGGAACAGTTTCGGGAGGATGCGAGTATGAATTGAAAGAAGAAACCGTGGCTGATGGCATCAAGTGCCCAAATTGCTTCATCATTTGATGGAAGGAGTTATTATAATTTGGTGGCAAACTGTGAATTTCGTTTTGATATACTGGTTGTTTACCATGCTGTACTACGGGGGGATTTTGGGTATCATCATTACTAGTCGGATCAGATACCTTTCTAACTGCTGGAACTGTCGTAGAAAACGCGccggtttgctgctgctgttgcctcTCGATCAGTGTAGACTCCGGAACCGCCGAAGGGAACGCGCCGACTGCCTGCTGCTGATCCCCACTGACGTGTTTCGGTTTGACCGTCGAATTTAACGGTTGTTTGTTGATGTCGGGAACGATTGGACTCGGTAACTTATCATCCTTAGTGCTCTCCGGGACGCGTGAGGTGTTCTGTGGAACCGGCGAGGCTGCTACTTGCTCTTCCGATTGGAGATTTGGCGCGCCTTCTGTCTGCTCAGCGCATTCATCTTGCCACTGCTGTACCCTTCTGAGGCTCGACCGAGCACTAATCCTGCTTCGGTTACTAGCTACCTCATCCAAATCAGTCATCTCCTCTTCCAGTTTATGCTTTTCGGCAAGGTGGCGTGTCTCCAAAGCCTGCTTCTCCTCCAGCTGCTGGAGCTTCATTCGGTGGCGAGCTGCTCTAACGCTGGAAGTGGTAGTGCGGGACGAAACGCTTAGAGGCATGCAGTTACGGCAGCTCCAATGCCGATCCGCAACAGACTTTGTCACTCCAGCGCAGGACATATGCCACCAAACTTTACACTCGTCGCATTGGACCATGTCATCCACCTCATCGGGACGGTCACAGTTGACGCAGTTGTTGGCCTTATTGCGTTCGGGTGTATGCATATCCGACTGACCTTGCTTTTCCATAGTGAAAAATTCTTAAAGATTTTGTTCCGGCGGTTATGGAACAAAGAAAAACGACCACTGACTTTCCTTAGCAACGTATGTATTTTGATACAAGCAGCTTTAAGCTATAAACATaatttgatttcattatttAGCATTTACAAAATTTAGGTCTAACTTACAATTTTTCAGTGTCGCTATCGAGTAAACCGCATGTATTTATCCGTAAGATGTAGGTTATAACTGTAACTGTTCATTGCATGTTTAGTTTTATCTTAGGTTTTAGTTTAGCTTATTGATTCAAGTACTTACTCGTTCAGGTATAGCAAATAAGGGTAGTTAACTTTAATAAATTGTAGATTTAAGAAGATTTTTACTAGTTTTTAATGCaatttcaactaattttatgTAGGTTAAAGAATTTCACGACTGGCAAGCCACTGTAGAGATTGTTTTCGTTCTGTGTTCTCCCCTGTCATGACAAGCCGTTTCATAATCTGTCAGTTTGACACACTGTCTGCCAACGCTTCTCGTCAAGCGGCACGCCGC harbors:
- the LOC128739879 gene encoding uncharacterized protein LOC128739879, coding for MEKQGQSDMHTPERNKANNCVNCDRPDEVDDMVQCDECKVWWHMSCAGVTKSVADRHWSCRNCMPLSVSSRTTTSSVRAARHRMKLQQLEEKQALETRHLAEKHKLEEEMTDLDEVASNRSRISARSSLRRVQQWQDECAEQTEGAPNLQSEEQVAASPVPQNTSRVPESTKDDKLPSPIVPDINKQPLNSTVKPKHVSGDQQQAVGAFPSAVPESTLIERQQQQQTGAFSTTVPAVRKVSDPTSNDDTQNPPVVQHGKQPVYQNEIHSLPPNYNNSFHQMMKQFGHLMPSATVSSFNSYSHPPETVPPLGTNTTLPYNINPTLPAGNIPLPPGFPPVEQFTPSPSQLAARQVMPRDLPMFSGNPADWPIFISSFMNTTLACGYNCAENLARLQRCLKGPAYQSVESRLLLPDSVPQVIDTLRLLYGRPELLVSALLDKVRSVPVPKAEKLETIIDFGMAVRSLCDHLEAAGQQDHLSNPTLLMELVEKLPTHTKMQWADYLQQHPVVNLKTFGEFMLGVITAISRVTMYTAGSSGPAKQKQKGSVNTHIDETEQMRVPARENERWCACCKKTGHRVTECATFRSYSVDNRWKFVQNNGLCRSCLNAHGRRSCRNATQCVIEECKYRHHPLLHSNRSSRDPDPAQDPSNAENHTHRLCDQSLLFRIIPVTIFGPRATIETFAFLDDGSSLSLVEHELVEQLGIDGWTKPLCLKWTGNVTRVESESKQVRITIRGATSQKKFTLNDVRTVKELTLPEQCLRYDELANRFRHLKGLPIVGYERAVPRLLIGVNNLSLTVPLQVKEGKKNEPVAVKTRLGWCVFGGSDRGTTHTLHYHACECVSDQDLNSLIRDYFALDDVGAKPLPQLESEEDKRARRIMEKTTFRVGDRFETGLLWRYDHVEFPDSYCMAVKRFECLERRMVRDPELAANLRKQIAEYQVKGYAHRATESELSRGDPKRVWYLPLGVVTNPRKPGKVRLIWDAAAKVDGISLNSMLLKGPDQLTSLPAVLSRFRQYRVGVSADIKEMFHQISIREQDRHSQRFLWRNNPKETLETFLMDVATFGSSSSPASAQFVKNKNAEEFANQFPRAVEAIVRNHYVDDFLDSFEDDKQAARVSNETRFIHQQGGFQLRNWLSNSADVLREMEEEDPQDSKSLCLNPTEGSDRVLGMLWLTVSDELQFAMKMKDEIQQVIDSAGRPTKRQLLKCLMGIFDPLGLLSVFLVHGKILLQDVWRAGLQWDEKVPDDIFDRWTKWTELFPKVRDLRIPRCYFAGANAQIYKFLELHVFVDASEVAFSAVAYFRVVKPSGEAECSLVAAKTKVAPLKPLSIPRLELQAAVLGTRLMSSVVESHTVEVKQCVLWSDSATVLAWLRADHRQYKQYVACRIGEMLSTTDVAQWRWVPSKLNPADAATKWGKCPCPAATDVWFTGPEYLSQPEEYWPKQRTSLIPPEEELRSCYVVQEHLIPGRVMEFNRFSKWRRLSRAVAYVHRFIDNLKRRLRGEEPEILHLTQEELKKAKNSLMRMVQWEVYPEEMIALSTERTELAKSSSLFKKSPAVDEFGVLRIDGRIGAAPHTQFDTRYPVILPRKHLVTELIVDDYHRALRHANSETVVNEIRQHFHIPRLRTVVKQVATACRWCKLIKATPKVPRMAPLPPARLASFVRPFTYTGIDLFGPLVVKVGRSAAKRWICLFTCLTTRAVHVEVAYSLSTPSSVKCITRFVSRRGSPAEIYSDNGTNFVGAARLLREQVEAIHDELAVTFTNTDTKWIFIPPAAPHMGGAWERMVRSIKTAMETAYYNNSKLDDEGLATLVVEAEAIGVPMACSNPRQHSLTLRWRSKAPGTKFNTSLTSSGSDGSGNICRC
- the LOC128739878 gene encoding uncharacterized protein LOC128739878, translated to MAEEVNVTSVQQLDHEFQSLLDSIDKLALTKTELYKIFSPLRWHLFRNYWIKRIKIIVLVIITSIAIYYIPVLNWNASAVGKLAMIQILPYWDWRSHYKDRCLVKNLPWQRTHEDGKLFRTMNLLAEDCNVCEAVDSIPSVNQVTFEYLNDHHLLRNVPAIVLDSHLKWFERSSSNVTEFIEAIEPLLLSRPCNIQSNMLFNGHSSREIDNALITLYEILLRSEPNESWFVHFRNCQLSTVKHTRRLLERPYFYAAHLEMPYTTWFLLSNSYATRFWKSLKLDGLVIVMQLKESLKLALIPKGKCYSICNRLEAELHEGQSLVFSTDLWLFEYLPSDSNTMAITFVSETFKK